In one window of Methanoregula sp. DNA:
- the acs gene encoding acetate--CoA ligase: protein MTEDFNVKLVEDVKSYTPDPQYRKNAWMGDYEKVYKDFLADPDGFWENMAKELDWIKPWDAVKEWNYPYVKWFTNAKLNITANCLDRHVNDNRRNKVALIWRGEEGRERIFTYQKLLSQVSRFANALKKIGVKKGDCVCIYMPLVPEQLIAMLACARIGAIHNVVFGGFGAGALNMRIQDAEAKVVITADISIRRGKAIQLKAIVDEAIMNAPTVEHVIVLRRRDPPVDLHERELDFNEMMEGVSDVCPPEVMDAEDPFFILYTSGSTGKPKGIMHTCGGYMVGTYYTSKYVFDLKDNDIFWCTADPGWITGHSYIVYGPLAVGATVFISELTPDYPDAGSFWNLIEEQKITIFYTAPTAIRMFMKMGEVWPNKYNLNSLRIIGSVGEPLNPEAFEWYYHVIGKDKIPILDTWWQTETGMHMITTMIGEPMRPGFAGKPIPGIEADVVDKDGNSVKPGTGGLLVVKSPWPAMLRTVYKDDERYRKYWETIKGVYAVGDLAVKGKDGYIMILGRADDIIIVAGHNIGTAEVESALVSHHAVAEAAVIGKPDVVKGNTIKAFVILRVGNQPSDNLKQDLLHHVRTTIGPIAMPHEIDFVDKLPKTRSGKIMRRVLKAKEMGIDPGDISTLEE from the coding sequence ATGACAGAGGATTTTAATGTCAAACTCGTCGAGGATGTGAAATCATACACACCCGACCCACAGTACAGAAAAAATGCATGGATGGGAGACTACGAGAAAGTATACAAAGACTTTCTTGCCGACCCGGATGGATTCTGGGAAAATATGGCAAAGGAGCTTGACTGGATCAAACCATGGGATGCCGTCAAAGAATGGAATTACCCCTATGTCAAGTGGTTTACCAATGCCAAGCTGAACATCACGGCAAACTGCCTTGATCGCCACGTGAATGATAACCGCCGCAACAAGGTGGCCCTTATCTGGCGGGGCGAAGAGGGCCGGGAACGTATCTTTACCTACCAGAAGCTCCTCTCACAGGTCTCACGCTTTGCAAATGCGTTGAAGAAGATTGGCGTGAAGAAGGGGGACTGTGTCTGTATTTACATGCCGCTGGTCCCCGAGCAGCTCATCGCCATGCTTGCCTGCGCCCGCATCGGCGCGATCCACAATGTCGTATTCGGAGGATTTGGCGCCGGTGCCCTGAACATGCGGATCCAGGATGCCGAAGCAAAAGTGGTCATCACCGCAGATATCTCGATCCGCCGCGGCAAGGCAATCCAGCTCAAGGCAATCGTCGACGAAGCGATCATGAATGCTCCCACCGTGGAACATGTTATCGTTCTGCGGAGGCGGGATCCTCCGGTGGATCTCCACGAGCGCGAGCTGGATTTCAACGAGATGATGGAGGGGGTGTCCGATGTTTGTCCGCCGGAAGTCATGGATGCCGAAGATCCGTTCTTCATCCTCTATACCAGCGGATCTACCGGAAAACCGAAGGGTATCATGCATACCTGCGGCGGGTACATGGTAGGCACCTATTACACCAGTAAATATGTCTTCGATCTGAAGGACAATGATATTTTCTGGTGTACTGCAGATCCCGGTTGGATCACGGGTCACAGTTACATAGTGTACGGCCCTCTTGCCGTCGGTGCAACCGTCTTTATTTCCGAACTGACCCCCGATTACCCGGATGCGGGCAGCTTCTGGAATCTTATAGAGGAGCAGAAGATCACGATCTTCTATACTGCCCCGACAGCAATCCGGATGTTCATGAAGATGGGAGAGGTCTGGCCTAATAAGTACAATTTGAACTCCCTTCGAATCATAGGCTCTGTCGGAGAACCGCTGAATCCTGAAGCATTCGAGTGGTATTACCATGTCATTGGTAAGGACAAGATCCCGATCCTTGACACCTGGTGGCAAACCGAGACCGGCATGCATATGATTACAACGATGATCGGGGAGCCCATGCGCCCCGGCTTTGCCGGAAAACCTATCCCGGGTATCGAGGCAGATGTCGTGGACAAGGACGGTAATTCTGTCAAGCCCGGTACCGGCGGGCTTCTCGTGGTTAAATCACCCTGGCCAGCCATGCTGCGGACGGTATACAAGGATGATGAGCGGTACCGGAAATACTGGGAAACGATAAAAGGTGTCTATGCAGTAGGTGACCTTGCGGTCAAGGGCAAGGACGGGTATATCATGATCCTCGGGCGGGCGGATGATATCATCATCGTGGCCGGTCACAACATCGGCACCGCAGAAGTTGAGAGCGCACTGGTTTCCCACCACGCTGTTGCCGAAGCGGCAGTCATTGGAAAGCCGGATGTGGTGAAAGGGAACACAATCAAGGCGTTCGTCATCCTCCGCGTGGGGAACCAGCCGAGTGATAATCTCAAGCAGGATCTCCTCCATCACGTACGGACGACCATCGGACCTATCGCAATGCCTCACGAGATCGATTTCGTGGACAAACTGCCCAAGACCCGGAGTGGCAAGATCATGCGCCGCGTCTTAAAAGCAAAAGAGATGGGTATAGACCCCGGCGATATCTCAACGCTGGAGGAATAA
- a CDS encoding OFA family MFS transporter, which yields MSETVQEKLFGMEPEKGRWVLVILGMVINLCLGSIYSWSVFVKPLTDYFTGTLGQQVTANDILLPFSVFLAFFAIAMPLTGKYIEQYGPRNVTIVGGILTGLGWLLASFANSVPMLYVMYGIIGGVGVGIAYGVPVAVSARWFPDRRGLAVGLTVLGFGFSALITANLAGYFIGSYGVMNTFRIFGVVMIILTILLAMPLKFPKTGWKPAGWTPPAPVAGQHVTCEFRREQMLKTSSFYALWACYFIGCLAGLMAISIAKPVGTDVGIETGLATMLVGFFAVFNGGGRPVFGSLTDKFTPRNAAMVSFVLIALASLLMWQVQSVLVYIIAFAVLWGCLGGWLAIAPTAAGSFFGTSDYPRCYGVIFLAYGAGAIAGPQLAGFIKTATGSYLGVFPYVLVLAIIGLVIAFTMLKPPQAPQKS from the coding sequence ATGAGCGAGACAGTACAGGAAAAACTATTCGGCATGGAACCCGAAAAAGGGCGATGGGTGCTTGTTATCCTCGGTATGGTCATCAACCTGTGTTTAGGCTCGATCTATTCGTGGAGTGTCTTTGTCAAGCCGCTTACCGATTATTTTACCGGCACACTTGGCCAGCAGGTAACAGCCAATGATATCCTTTTGCCGTTTTCGGTTTTTCTGGCATTCTTTGCCATCGCCATGCCGCTCACCGGGAAATATATAGAACAGTACGGGCCACGGAACGTGACGATCGTTGGCGGGATTTTGACCGGCCTCGGCTGGCTGCTGGCATCGTTTGCAAACTCAGTCCCGATGCTCTATGTGATGTATGGTATCATCGGGGGTGTCGGTGTCGGTATTGCCTATGGGGTACCGGTCGCAGTATCCGCCCGCTGGTTCCCGGATCGCCGCGGACTCGCGGTAGGTCTTACGGTCCTTGGGTTCGGGTTCTCTGCACTCATCACGGCCAACCTTGCAGGATATTTCATCGGTTCCTATGGAGTAATGAACACATTTCGGATCTTCGGGGTTGTGATGATCATCTTAACGATATTGTTAGCCATGCCCCTGAAATTCCCGAAAACCGGGTGGAAACCTGCGGGGTGGACACCCCCTGCACCCGTAGCGGGTCAGCATGTCACCTGTGAGTTCCGGCGCGAACAAATGCTCAAGACATCGTCATTCTATGCGCTCTGGGCCTGCTACTTCATCGGCTGCCTGGCCGGGCTGATGGCCATCTCGATTGCAAAACCGGTGGGTACCGATGTGGGTATCGAGACCGGGCTTGCCACGATGCTGGTCGGGTTCTTTGCGGTCTTCAATGGCGGCGGACGCCCCGTCTTTGGTTCGCTGACGGATAAGTTCACACCAAGGAATGCGGCGATGGTCTCGTTTGTCCTCATTGCACTGGCATCCCTGCTGATGTGGCAGGTCCAGTCCGTGCTGGTGTACATCATTGCCTTTGCCGTGCTCTGGGGGTGTCTCGGGGGCTGGCTGGCAATCGCGCCAACAGCTGCCGGCAGCTTTTTCGGTACTAGCGATTACCCCCGGTGTTATGGAGTAATCTTCCTTGCGTATGGAGCTGGTGCAATAGCCGGACCACAACTCGCCGGGTTCATCAAAACAGCAACGGGATCATATCTAGGGGTGTTTCCCTATGTGCTTGTCTTGGCAATCATCGGTCTTGTCATCGCATTTACGATGCTGAAACCGCCGCAGGCACCCCAGAAAAGCTAA
- a CDS encoding ATP-NAD kinase family protein, with the protein MQRIGFLINPVAGMGGAVGLKGTDGKADEARLRGAFPQAQNRARITLALLSRQAGLSFVTCSGAMGEAALKEAGMQNYQVLYHYNGDSSADDTRKAAQIFRKSAVDLILFCGGDGTARDIFDVVGRDVPILGIPAGVKMYSAVFAIDPATAAELVTGFDKSALRDSEVMDVDEDAYRAGELKTRLHGIACTPVLAGKVQFSKQVFEEGDEERAKKEIARFIREIMIPDVLYILGAGTTTESIAREIGVNKTLLGVDAVKNGKMVAMDLTEKALWALLEHGQEAKILLSPIGAQGFILGRGNQQISTRIVRTVGIGNLIVVATPHKLRETPVLYVDSGDSSLDAEFGDTVLVVSGYRMAQKKRIYQPERGKKD; encoded by the coding sequence ATGCAAAGAATCGGTTTTCTGATCAACCCGGTAGCCGGTATGGGCGGCGCAGTGGGGCTGAAGGGAACCGATGGTAAGGCAGATGAAGCCCGGCTTCGTGGGGCCTTTCCGCAGGCACAGAACCGGGCGCGTATCACGCTGGCGCTGCTCTCACGGCAGGCCGGGCTGAGTTTTGTTACCTGCTCGGGAGCTATGGGAGAGGCTGCACTCAAAGAGGCCGGTATGCAGAATTATCAGGTGCTCTATCATTACAATGGCGATAGCAGTGCCGATGATACCCGGAAGGCTGCACAGATTTTCCGGAAATCTGCAGTTGACCTGATCCTTTTTTGCGGCGGTGACGGGACCGCCCGGGACATCTTTGATGTGGTGGGCAGGGATGTGCCGATCCTCGGGATCCCGGCAGGGGTGAAGATGTACTCTGCGGTCTTTGCTATTGATCCGGCAACCGCAGCAGAACTCGTAACGGGATTTGATAAATCTGCACTCCGGGATTCAGAAGTGATGGATGTCGATGAAGATGCGTACCGGGCAGGTGAACTGAAAACCCGGTTGCACGGGATTGCCTGTACACCGGTTCTGGCGGGAAAGGTCCAGTTCTCCAAGCAGGTATTTGAAGAAGGGGATGAGGAGCGTGCAAAGAAGGAGATTGCCCGTTTCATCCGCGAGATCATGATCCCTGACGTGCTCTATATCCTTGGTGCAGGAACAACCACCGAATCCATTGCCCGGGAGATTGGGGTGAATAAGACCCTGCTGGGCGTTGATGCCGTGAAAAACGGGAAGATGGTTGCAATGGATCTGACCGAAAAGGCACTCTGGGCGTTGCTTGAGCATGGGCAGGAGGCAAAAATTCTCCTCAGCCCGATAGGTGCACAGGGCTTCATCCTCGGGCGGGGCAACCAGCAGATCAGCACCCGCATTGTGAGAACGGTGGGGATCGGAAATCTTATCGTAGTTGCAACGCCGCACAAACTAAGAGAAACCCCGGTCCTCTACGTTGACTCGGGGGATTCATCGCTTGATGCCGAATTTGGTGACACGGTGCTTGTGGTTTCCGGGTATCGCATGGCCCAGAAAAAACGCATATACCAGCCAGAGCGCGGAAAAAAAGATTAG
- a CDS encoding TrpB-like pyridoxal phosphate-dependent enzyme, with product MQTKILLDEEQIPKQWYNVQADLKSPLDPPLHPATHKPIGPADLSAIFPMDLIRQEVTTDRHIDIPEEVRDVLRLWRPSPLYRAHRLEKFLKTPAKIYYKWEGVSPAGSHKTNTSIPQAYYNMKAGIERIATETGAGQWGSAMSFATMLYNLECTVYMVRSSYTQKPYRKSMMHVWGAECIPSPSTKTNAGRAMLEKDPETPGSLGMAISEAVEDAASHSNTNYALGSVLNHVCLHQTIIGLECREQLAMVDDYPDVVIGCVGGGSNFAGIAFPFAGDKLTGKHKDVDIIGAEPASCPTLTKGLFTYDLADEAGYTPLLKMFTLGHDFVPPSMHAGGLRYHGDSPIVSRLVHDGVMRAVAYHQSEVFDAAQTFARTEGIIVAPETSHAVKSAIDEALRCKKSGEAKTILFNCSGHGNFDMTAYDAYYSGQLVDYEYPDALIKESLARIPKIQ from the coding sequence ATGCAGACAAAAATCCTTCTCGATGAGGAGCAGATTCCAAAACAGTGGTATAATGTTCAGGCGGACTTGAAATCCCCGCTCGATCCGCCTCTCCATCCGGCAACCCACAAACCGATAGGTCCTGCGGATCTGTCAGCAATTTTCCCGATGGATCTGATACGGCAGGAAGTAACAACCGATCGTCATATCGATATTCCCGAAGAAGTTCGGGATGTGCTTCGCCTCTGGAGGCCAAGCCCCCTGTACCGTGCCCACCGGCTTGAAAAGTTCCTCAAGACCCCGGCAAAGATCTACTATAAGTGGGAAGGTGTCAGTCCCGCTGGCAGCCATAAAACGAACACGTCTATCCCGCAGGCATATTACAACATGAAGGCAGGAATCGAGAGGATCGCAACTGAGACCGGTGCAGGGCAATGGGGTTCTGCCATGTCCTTTGCCACGATGCTCTATAATCTGGAGTGCACGGTCTACATGGTCAGGTCGAGCTATACCCAGAAACCCTACCGTAAATCGATGATGCACGTCTGGGGAGCAGAATGCATACCCAGCCCGAGCACCAAAACGAATGCCGGCCGTGCGATGCTGGAAAAGGATCCCGAAACCCCGGGAAGCCTGGGAATGGCCATCTCTGAAGCCGTGGAGGATGCAGCATCCCACAGCAACACCAACTACGCGTTGGGCTCGGTGCTGAACCACGTCTGCCTCCACCAGACGATTATCGGGCTCGAATGCCGCGAACAGCTGGCAATGGTCGATGACTACCCGGACGTGGTGATCGGATGCGTTGGTGGCGGCTCCAACTTCGCCGGTATCGCGTTCCCGTTTGCCGGTGACAAACTGACCGGGAAGCACAAGGATGTGGATATCATCGGAGCCGAACCGGCATCCTGTCCGACCCTGACAAAAGGATTATTCACCTATGATCTTGCTGATGAGGCCGGCTATACCCCGCTCCTCAAGATGTTCACGCTCGGTCATGACTTTGTTCCCCCCTCTATGCATGCCGGAGGTCTCCGCTACCACGGGGATTCGCCGATTGTCTCCCGGCTTGTGCACGATGGTGTGATGCGGGCCGTAGCTTATCACCAGAGCGAGGTCTTTGATGCAGCCCAGACCTTTGCCCGGACGGAAGGAATCATCGTAGCTCCTGAAACATCCCATGCGGTGAAATCCGCAATCGATGAAGCGCTCAGATGCAAAAAGAGTGGTGAAGCAAAGACAATCCTGTTCAACTGTTCGGGTCATGGCAATTTCGATATGACCGCATACGATGCCTACTATTCCGGGCAACTGGTGGACTATGAATACCCGGACGCGCTGATCAAGGAATCCCTTGCCCGGATACCGAAGATACAATAA
- a CDS encoding Yip1 family protein, with protein MKQSIINLLIRPGAFFQNAMNEKESLKFPVLVVLAGGIVGAMYGYLLGGLTGQLLNGILPGMGTIIVLSTVIGALIGTFIFWVIWAGVMYALSFVFKGEGTFRRTLEFIGYGYLPQVFGTLITFVIALDYIPRIHVPQLSAAAAQNPDLMTEAVKALMHDPAMMELSQIAMIISIVFLLWSANIWIFGMQQARKLSPRDAALCVGIPVVVYILYMVYSITVM; from the coding sequence ATGAAACAATCAATAATTAATCTACTCATCAGACCCGGTGCATTCTTCCAGAATGCAATGAATGAGAAAGAGAGCCTGAAATTCCCGGTGCTCGTTGTCCTCGCCGGGGGTATTGTCGGTGCCATGTACGGGTACCTTCTTGGAGGTTTGACCGGACAGCTGCTGAACGGGATCCTGCCCGGCATGGGCACGATCATCGTACTTTCAACGGTCATCGGTGCCCTTATCGGCACGTTCATATTCTGGGTGATATGGGCTGGCGTGATGTATGCGCTCTCCTTTGTCTTCAAAGGAGAAGGAACGTTTCGACGAACGCTAGAATTCATCGGTTACGGCTACCTGCCCCAGGTCTTTGGAACACTCATCACCTTCGTCATAGCACTGGACTACATTCCCCGGATTCATGTCCCCCAGCTCTCTGCTGCAGCAGCCCAGAATCCCGATCTTATGACAGAAGCAGTCAAAGCACTGATGCATGATCCCGCAATGATGGAACTCAGCCAGATCGCGATGATCATCTCGATCGTCTTTCTTCTCTGGAGTGCCAACATCTGGATCTTCGGTATGCAACAAGCCCGGAAGCTCTCACCCCGCGATGCGGCACTCTGTGTCGGTATCCCCGTTGTCGTGTATATTCTCTACATGGTCTATTCAATAACGGTGATGTAA
- a CDS encoding ABC transporter ATP-binding protein, with product MNEQPVMVFRDVTKVYPLPAGDVTALDGVSFQVERGEFISVMGPSGSGKSTLLNLMGCLDTPTTGDIYISGTRIGDMSDTELTNLRRDRIGFIFQYFNLFPLLNIIENVTFPMMLKSQKAVNPERGKEVLRSVQLEENLFTHTPTELSGGQQQRVAVARALINDPDILLCDEPTGNLDSKTGAGIMDLMTDLNKKGTTIIMVTHDPHIAEYSRRTIRIADGRIVT from the coding sequence ATGAACGAACAACCGGTCATGGTGTTTCGGGACGTAACAAAAGTATACCCGTTACCCGCAGGTGACGTCACTGCGCTGGACGGAGTCTCTTTCCAGGTGGAGAGGGGGGAGTTCATCTCCGTCATGGGACCCTCGGGTTCAGGCAAGTCCACTCTCCTGAACCTGATGGGATGCCTCGACACCCCCACTACGGGCGACATCTACATCAGCGGTACCCGCATCGGGGATATGTCGGATACCGAGCTGACCAACCTTCGACGGGATCGCATTGGCTTCATCTTCCAGTATTTCAATCTCTTTCCCCTTCTCAATATCATCGAGAATGTCACGTTTCCGATGATGCTGAAATCCCAGAAAGCGGTAAACCCGGAACGGGGAAAAGAAGTGCTCAGGTCTGTGCAACTGGAGGAGAACCTCTTCACCCATACCCCCACCGAACTGTCCGGGGGACAGCAGCAGCGGGTTGCCGTTGCACGGGCACTCATCAATGACCCCGATATCCTCCTCTGCGATGAACCAACAGGAAACCTTGATTCAAAGACGGGGGCTGGTATCATGGACCTGATGACTGACCTGAATAAAAAAGGCACCACTATCATCATGGTGACGCATGATCCGCACATAGCCGAATACTCGCGGAGGACAATCAGAATCGCTGACGGGAGGATAGTGACATGA
- a CDS encoding ABC transporter permease, whose protein sequence is MIFWEIAKRNIRIHLLRSSLAMLGIVIGVVAIASMGILGNSMVLSVSDSLRTVGDSVIVTPHSGGNARGFGGGGGGSTALTISEQDFQQIKRVSAPNVAIPVLQTSDRMKLGVGSDDIVAAVYGLNPDDVPDFLKLQEGGYSRGNSGCLVGSTFAKDNNVKVGSRIAIGTDGSKGTLRVTGIIEERGMAFDVSTDSAIVVTKDWFDTTYNRNDYDKIVVKVKNLDEIASVKTAIEKQMNRRDTTVDVMDTRKTMETIFQAFGQITTFVSAIGGISMLVAGVSILNIMMMSVTERIKEIGIMRSIGAQRKEVMAMFLYEAVILGVIGSVIGGVLSLLGGYAISSLMLQTTKYLFVPSSLIHIAYGMTFGIIICLICGIYPAWRAANLNPIDALRHE, encoded by the coding sequence ATGATTTTCTGGGAGATTGCAAAACGCAATATCAGGATCCACCTGCTCCGCTCATCCCTTGCAATGCTCGGGATTGTCATCGGCGTTGTCGCCATTGCATCCATGGGTATTTTAGGAAACAGCATGGTCCTCTCAGTGTCCGACAGCCTGAGAACGGTTGGGGACAGTGTCATTGTCACGCCTCATTCGGGGGGAAATGCCCGCGGGTTTGGCGGGGGCGGGGGTGGTTCCACAGCCCTCACGATCTCCGAGCAGGATTTCCAGCAGATAAAACGGGTGTCCGCACCGAATGTGGCGATACCGGTTCTCCAGACCTCGGATCGCATGAAACTCGGTGTGGGCAGTGATGATATAGTCGCAGCAGTTTACGGACTAAACCCTGATGATGTCCCGGACTTCCTGAAACTTCAGGAGGGGGGGTACAGCAGGGGAAATTCCGGGTGTCTTGTGGGATCAACCTTTGCCAAAGACAACAATGTCAAAGTCGGCTCCCGGATTGCCATAGGAACTGACGGGAGCAAAGGCACCCTGAGGGTGACCGGTATCATCGAGGAACGGGGCATGGCATTTGATGTAAGCACAGATTCTGCCATTGTAGTCACCAAGGACTGGTTCGATACTACCTATAACCGGAACGATTACGATAAGATCGTCGTGAAAGTCAAGAATCTTGACGAAATTGCCAGCGTAAAAACCGCCATCGAGAAACAGATGAACAGGAGGGATACAACCGTCGATGTGATGGATACCCGTAAAACCATGGAGACCATCTTCCAGGCATTCGGCCAGATCACCACATTCGTCTCTGCAATCGGGGGCATATCGATGCTTGTCGCCGGTGTATCCATCCTCAATATCATGATGATGTCGGTTACTGAACGGATCAAAGAGATCGGCATCATGCGCAGTATCGGGGCACAGAGAAAAGAAGTTATGGCAATGTTCCTCTATGAGGCAGTCATTTTAGGAGTTATCGGCAGTGTCATCGGGGGCGTACTGAGCCTTTTGGGAGGGTACGCGATCAGCAGCCTGATGCTGCAGACCACAAAATACCTGTTCGTTCCCTCAAGCCTGATCCACATTGCCTATGGAATGACATTTGGCATTATCATCTGCCTGATCTGCGGTATCTACCCCGCATGGCGTGCTGCTAATCTCAATCCGATCGATGCTCTCAGGCATGAGTGA
- a CDS encoding class I SAM-dependent methyltransferase, which yields MSAAPIPLNSDPDWNGIWRARQVLHESSKHHDDPSHNWNKRENAERYASTSRREYDERVETTIHGLAVTKESRVLDIGAGPGTLAIPLAPRVKEITAIEPGEGMAEILSERMRTEGITNISIIKKRWEDIIPARDLSGQYDVVIASLSLTMEDIRLALRKMDTVSRDSVYLFWFVDLPFWERMYADLWEPLHGLLYHSGPKADCLFGVLYQMGIYANVEMLPLKKEYRFTTMDEMTAFFRRRFNVTKPEQERVLDNYLKPLIRTEGSEIVISGDSTFAKIWWRKDVKNGDGV from the coding sequence ATGAGCGCGGCACCCATACCCCTGAATTCTGATCCCGACTGGAACGGGATCTGGAGAGCACGACAGGTTCTGCACGAGTCATCAAAGCATCATGATGATCCCTCGCATAACTGGAACAAGCGGGAGAATGCCGAGCGGTACGCTTCCACATCCCGCCGTGAATACGACGAGCGGGTGGAGACCACCATCCATGGTCTGGCTGTTACAAAAGAGTCCCGGGTACTGGATATCGGTGCAGGGCCGGGCACGCTCGCGATTCCGCTTGCGCCACGGGTAAAGGAGATTACCGCGATAGAGCCGGGGGAAGGGATGGCAGAAATCCTCAGCGAGCGGATGAGAACGGAGGGAATAACAAATATTTCCATCATCAAAAAACGCTGGGAGGATATCATTCCCGCACGCGATCTCTCCGGACAGTACGATGTGGTGATCGCGTCGCTCTCCCTTACCATGGAAGATATCCGGCTGGCTCTCAGGAAGATGGATACGGTATCGCGGGATTCTGTGTACCTGTTCTGGTTTGTGGATCTGCCATTCTGGGAGCGGATGTATGCCGATCTCTGGGAACCTCTTCACGGATTGCTCTACCATTCTGGGCCAAAAGCAGACTGCCTCTTTGGTGTCCTCTACCAGATGGGGATCTATGCAAACGTGGAGATGCTGCCGCTGAAAAAAGAGTACCGGTTTACGACAATGGATGAGATGACCGCCTTTTTCCGGCGCCGGTTCAATGTCACGAAGCCGGAACAGGAACGGGTACTGGATAACTATCTCAAACCATTGATCCGGACAGAAGGATCGGAGATTGTCATATCAGGAGATTCCACGTTTGCAAAGATCTGGTGGAGAAAAGACGTGAAAAACGGGGACGGGGTTTAA
- a CDS encoding pyridoxal phosphate-dependent aminotransferase, whose protein sequence is MRSLSEKIAAVAPSATIAIADKAKKMTREGIDVISMSIGEPDFDTPKHIKDACIDALNRNETHYAPSNGIPELLSAISEKITKENRFPCTPSQVIVACGAKDAIYEAMEAVMNPGDETILLTPAWVSYEPCVQIAGGKIVKHAVSQKTFQLDDSLLERVNAKTKMIVVNSPSNPSGAVFDKKSLQLVADLCEDHDIYAMSDEIYEKLVYGKEHISLAALGDMAHRTITINGFSKSYAMTGWRLGYAVAPVEIIREMSKVQQHSISQATTFAMWGGVAALKGDQQCVEAMRTEFDKRRKYVISELNLMGYETAPADGAFYAFVKVGGDDMEIATRWLEQGHVAATPGSAFYAPGWIRLSYATSMERLKEAMGRIRRVGGK, encoded by the coding sequence ATGAGATCGCTCTCGGAAAAGATTGCCGCGGTAGCTCCCTCCGCAACGATTGCGATTGCCGATAAGGCCAAGAAGATGACCCGGGAGGGGATCGACGTCATCAGCATGTCGATCGGAGAGCCGGACTTCGATACGCCGAAGCATATCAAGGATGCGTGTATCGATGCGCTGAACCGGAACGAGACGCACTACGCGCCGAGCAACGGCATACCCGAGCTCCTGTCTGCCATCAGCGAGAAGATCACCAAGGAAAACCGTTTCCCCTGCACCCCGTCACAGGTGATTGTTGCCTGCGGTGCCAAGGATGCGATCTACGAAGCGATGGAAGCCGTCATGAACCCCGGTGACGAGACGATCCTGCTCACGCCCGCATGGGTGTCGTACGAACCCTGCGTGCAGATCGCGGGGGGAAAGATCGTCAAGCACGCGGTCAGTCAGAAGACCTTTCAGCTCGATGACTCCCTGCTGGAGCGGGTGAACGCAAAGACCAAGATGATCGTGGTCAACTCACCCTCAAATCCATCGGGTGCGGTGTTTGATAAGAAATCCCTGCAGCTGGTTGCCGATCTCTGCGAGGATCACGATATCTACGCGATGTCGGATGAGATCTACGAGAAGTTGGTGTACGGGAAAGAGCACATCTCCCTTGCGGCACTCGGCGATATGGCGCACCGGACTATCACAATAAACGGGTTCTCGAAATCGTATGCCATGACCGGCTGGAGGCTCGGCTATGCGGTGGCACCGGTTGAGATCATCCGCGAGATGTCCAAGGTGCAGCAGCACTCGATCAGCCAGGCAACCACGTTTGCGATGTGGGGCGGCGTGGCAGCACTTAAAGGAGACCAGCAGTGCGTAGAAGCGATGCGCACTGAGTTTGACAAACGGAGAAAATACGTAATCTCCGAACTGAACCTGATGGGCTACGAGACGGCGCCGGCAGACGGTGCCTTCTATGCGTTTGTCAAAGTTGGTGGCGACGATATGGAGATTGCCACCCGCTGGCTCGAACAGGGGCATGTGGCCGCAACCCCGGGCAGTGCCTTCTATGCCCCCGGGTGGATCCGGCTCTCGTATGCAACCTCGATGGAGAGGCTCAAGGAAGCGATGGGACGGATTCGCAGGGTTGGCGGGAAATAA
- the ribH gene encoding 6,7-dimethyl-8-ribityllumazine synthase, with product MCETQPIKLGFVVAEFNRDITYMMEIEGREHAAFLGAEVTDCIYVPGAYDMPLAIKKMLQAGKVDAVITIGCVIEGNTQHDEIVVQHAARKIIDLSLEFGKPVTLGISGPGMTRLEANERIDYAKRAVESAVKLVKRLK from the coding sequence ATGTGTGAAACACAACCAATAAAACTGGGATTTGTTGTCGCGGAATTCAATCGTGACATCACGTACATGATGGAGATCGAAGGCAGGGAACATGCCGCATTCCTCGGCGCCGAAGTAACGGACTGTATCTATGTCCCGGGCGCGTACGACATGCCGCTTGCGATCAAGAAGATGCTCCAGGCAGGAAAAGTCGATGCAGTCATCACCATCGGGTGTGTGATCGAGGGCAACACGCAGCACGACGAAATCGTAGTGCAGCATGCAGCCCGGAAGATCATCGACCTCTCCTTAGAGTTTGGAAAGCCGGTAACCCTCGGCATCTCCGGGCCCGGTATGACCCGGCTTGAGGCGAACGAGCGGATCGATTACGCAAAACGTGCCGTGGAATCTGCCGTCAAGCTTGTCAAGCGATTGAAATGA